One Pyrococcus furiosus DSM 3638 genomic window, TCAACTTAACTCCACCGTAAGGCCTTGGCCAGTACTCCTTACCATCCTTGATTATTGGAGGTAGTGGAACCACTCCAAAGTTTATTCCTGCCTTCTTAACGTCGTTAATGCTCCATGGACCATTAACCATCATTGGGGCTCTACCCTCGAGGAATATACTCTGTTGAGTGTTGTAGTCTCCAGTTGGAGCCATGTATGGCCATATTTCTGTGAAGAAGAACTTAAATCCTTCGATTGTCTCAGGCTTATCTAGTCCCGGTTGCTCTGTTTTGTCGTCAAAGTAGTAACCACCAAAGGCCTGAGCAATTGCTGAGATAAAGTAGGCATTAATTGGCCAAGCTATTCCATACTTCTCATTTGCTGGATCATAGTACTTCTCCATTATTGCCTTCATCTCATCAAAGGTTTTCGGTGGCTCGCTAACCATTTCTTTGTTGTAGATTATTGCAACTGTTTCAGCGGCGAATGGTAGAGCATAGTAGTGACCTTTATACTGCATTGCATCCTGGGCCATTGGAGCAAACTCGTTAAGGAGATCTTCAGTTACATATTCATCAATTGGCTCAAGTAATCCTGCCTCAGCAAACTTTCCAATCCAGTCGTGAGCCCAGATAAAGAGGTCAGGACCTTGACCTGTGGGTATTGCAGCCTTAAGAGCATCTTCCAAGTTTGGCTTTTGTTCAAAAACTATCTCAACTTCTGGACAGAGTGCCATGTATTCTTCCGCTAAGCTTTGGAAGACCTCAAGCTCATTGGGTTGCATTGCATGCCAAATAACAACTTTTCCACTTCCACACTCCACAGCCTGTGTCTCAGTCTGTGTTGGAGTTTGTGTTGTGGTTGGTTGAGTAGCAGGGGAAGTTTGGGTTGGTGTTGTAGTTCCTCCACCAATACATCCACTAGCCACTACTCCAAGAACTAAAAT contains:
- a CDS encoding extracellular solute-binding protein — protein: MRRATYAFALLAILVLGVVASGCIGGGTTTPTQTSPATQPTTTQTPTQTETQAVECGSGKVVIWHAMQPNELEVFQSLAEEYMALCPEVEIVFEQKPNLEDALKAAIPTGQGPDLFIWAHDWIGKFAEAGLLEPIDEYVTEDLLNEFAPMAQDAMQYKGHYYALPFAAETVAIIYNKEMVSEPPKTFDEMKAIMEKYYDPANEKYGIAWPINAYFISAIAQAFGGYYFDDKTEQPGLDKPETIEGFKFFFTEIWPYMAPTGDYNTQQSIFLEGRAPMMVNGPWSINDVKKAGINFGVVPLPPIIKDGKEYWPRPYGGVKLIYFAAGIKNKDAAWKFAKWLTTSEESIKTLALELGYIPVLTKVLDDPEIKNDPVIYGFGQAVQHAYLMPKSPKMSAVWGGVDGAINEILQDPQNADIEGILKKYQQEILNNMQG